A part of Helicobacter fennelliae genomic DNA contains:
- a CDS encoding glycosyl transferase, whose product MLCALEFVKDKCDCAISIDCDLQQDIQKLDDFIAEFTQGADIVYGIRTNRASDSFTKKHTALLFYRLMNLMGAKTIYNHSDYRLLSARAIDALLEFKEVNLFLRGLVPLLGFKSARVYFDVRERTAGSSKYSFAKLFSLAWNGITSFSVTPLRIISMLGVVFFLISMLYGGYVLYAKFFTTKAVQGWASTLIIMCFFSGVQLLSLGVIGEYIGKIYIESKKRPRYFLQEVLEGQI is encoded by the coding sequence TTGCTTTGCGCGCTTGAATTCGTCAAAGATAAGTGCGATTGCGCCATTAGCATAGATTGCGATTTGCAACAAGACATTCAAAAGCTTGATGACTTTATCGCAGAATTCACACAAGGAGCGGACATTGTCTATGGTATCCGCACCAATCGCGCTAGCGATTCTTTTACCAAAAAACACACTGCGCTTTTGTTTTATAGGCTTATGAATCTTATGGGTGCAAAAACTATCTACAATCATTCTGATTATCGCTTGCTAAGTGCTCGTGCAATAGATGCGCTATTGGAATTTAAAGAGGTCAATCTCTTTTTGCGTGGGCTTGTGCCATTGCTAGGCTTTAAGAGTGCGCGTGTGTATTTTGATGTTAGAGAGCGCACTGCGGGGAGTTCGAAGTATTCTTTTGCCAAACTTTTTTCGCTCGCGTGGAATGGCATCACAAGTTTTTCTGTTACGCCATTGCGGATTATTAGTATGCTTGGCGTGGTGTTTTTCCTTATCTCGATGCTATATGGGGGCTATGTGCTTTATGCGAAGTTTTTCACCACAAAAGCTGTGCAGGGCTGGGCTTCGACGCTTATTATTATGTGCTTTTTTAGTGGCGTGCAACTGCTAAGCCTTGGCGTCATCGGCGAATATATTGGCAAAATCTATATCGAGTCCAAAAAACGTCCACGCTATTTTCTCCAAGAGGTGCTCGAGGGGCAAATCTAG
- a CDS encoding glycosyltransferase, producing MQNPPTLALLIPCYNEEEMIEQSLATLSAKMRSLIASHKIAKDSFLCFIDDGSTDNTWEKLCALLSTKDSVSANLTPNNQNLHKQNLQNLAESSHKSTLDSPHNIAMHAKSAPPPLRF from the coding sequence ATGCAAAATCCACCAACTCTAGCACTTCTGATACCTTGCTACAATGAGGAGGAGATGATAGAACAAAGCCTTGCGACTTTGAGTGCAAAAATGCGCTCACTTATCGCTTCGCACAAAATCGCAAAGGATAGCTTTTTGTGCTTTATTGATGATGGAAGCACAGACAACACTTGGGAAAAACTCTGCGCTCTTTTGAGCACAAAAGATTCTGTGTCGGCAAATTTGACACCAAATAATCAGAATCTACATAAACAGAATCTACAAAACTTAGCAGAATCTAGCCACAAATCTACCCTAGATTCTCCTCACAATATCGCAATGCACGCTAAATCTGCCCCCCCCCCATTGAGATTTTAG
- a CDS encoding DUF2393 family protein, with protein MQALIGFKTLFFDALTHITITELSVFTLFFLVFMLFAFISLIFWHYRVVFALFVVLDFGILLCMPFGMEVVIKKFIFPLQIHSERFNPLTYTTGLSFDIVFQNKSKLKITECVLSAIVLHDEKSFVDKMKNKILPLNAYITTLHHELKPNETYKWQGIIDGYNAPNHDYKINFGCH; from the coding sequence GTGCAAGCATTGATCGGATTCAAGACTTTATTTTTTGATGCGCTGACACATATTACAATTACCGAACTAAGCGTTTTTACGCTTTTTTTCTTGGTTTTTATGCTTTTTGCGTTTATCTCGCTTATTTTTTGGCATTATCGCGTGGTGTTTGCTCTTTTTGTGGTGCTAGATTTTGGTATTTTGCTGTGTATGCCATTTGGTATGGAGGTGGTAATTAAAAAATTTATCTTTCCGCTTCAAATCCACTCCGAGCGGTTTAATCCACTCACCTATACGACAGGGCTTAGCTTTGATATTGTGTTTCAAAACAAATCAAAACTCAAAATCACAGAATGCGTGCTAAGTGCGATTGTATTGCATGATGAAAAAAGCTTTGTCGATAAAATGAAAAATAAAATATTGCCACTTAATGCCTATATCACAACTCTTCATCATGAGCTAAAACCTAATGAAACTTACAAATGGCAGGGTATTATCGATGGCTACAATGCCCCAAATCACGACTACAAAATAAATTTCGGCTGTCATTAG
- the hisIE gene encoding bifunctional phosphoribosyl-AMP cyclohydrolase/phosphoribosyl-ATP diphosphatase HisIE: MKSLIDKLDWQKSSLIPAIIQEYQTKEILMLAFMDKQALELTLQTKQMHYFSRSKNRIWKKGEQSGHIQNLKRCFIDCDNDSLLFEVEQVGVACHTGRKSCFFQEITLDSNEVVCKDYENDSVSVDYGVIDTLYHTLLERKNADPASSYTASLYAKGENAIGKKIIEEAGEVVMALKDKDPKQIVYESADLAYHTLVALAFAHIHPDQITQELARRFGLSGIDEKASRKDK; this comes from the coding sequence ATGAAATCTTTAATTGATAAGCTAGATTGGCAAAAGTCAAGCTTGATTCCAGCGATTATCCAAGAATACCAAACAAAAGAGATTCTTATGCTTGCGTTTATGGATAAGCAAGCATTAGAGCTGACACTTCAAACCAAGCAAATGCATTATTTTTCTCGCTCAAAAAATAGAATCTGGAAAAAGGGCGAGCAAAGCGGGCATATCCAGAATCTCAAACGATGTTTTATAGATTGTGATAATGATAGCCTGCTCTTTGAAGTAGAGCAAGTGGGAGTGGCGTGCCACACAGGAAGAAAGAGTTGTTTTTTTCAAGAGATTACACTAGATTCTAATGAGGTTGTTTGTAAGGATTATGAAAATGATAGCGTGAGCGTTGATTATGGGGTGATTGATACGCTTTATCATACGCTTTTAGAGCGCAAAAATGCCGATCCTGCTAGCTCTTATACTGCATCTTTGTATGCCAAAGGTGAAAACGCCATAGGCAAAAAAATCATCGAAGAAGCGGGCGAAGTCGTGATGGCATTAAAAGATAAAGACCCAAAACAAATCGTGTATGAATCTGCGGATTTGGCTTATCATACGCTTGTAGCACTTGCGTTTGCGCATATACACCCTGATCAAATCACCCAAGAGCTTGCGAGGCGATTTGGCTTAAGCGGGATAGATGAAAAGGCAAGCAGAAAAGATAAGTAA
- a CDS encoding prohibitin family protein — protein MPIDLNEHLRQKKQNLPPKENPNNGDNQNDQPPKNDWNNQNRNNKGDRNNRSFPDPANLNFSFLNNKFIASIIVIVLLGLLFLMAKPFVVINSGEVGIKVNLGAYEPEPLGAGLHFFVPMIQHIIIVDTRVKTLHFTNNEDTDKRSNQSIAQKAPIQVRDKLGLDVEIELTLKYQLDRTKVSKTIEKYTTLWDEVIIVPGILEVVGSVIGNYNAEELPSKRDEIANLIASNFQGKINAIEDKPVRLDSVELRKIILPKEVKDKIEQVQVAKQEAEKAKEEAKALRERSQGRADAVIIEAKGQARANQLVSESLSSRLLELRQIETQGKFNDALKENKDAQIFLTPGGAVPNIWVDSKSTKQNSSISK, from the coding sequence ATGCCAATTGATTTAAACGAACATTTAAGACAAAAAAAACAAAACCTTCCTCCAAAAGAGAATCCAAATAATGGCGATAATCAAAACGACCAACCACCAAAAAATGACTGGAATAATCAAAACAGAAACAATAAGGGCGATAGGAATAATCGCTCATTTCCTGATCCTGCGAATTTGAATTTTTCTTTTTTGAATAACAAATTTATCGCAAGCATTATTGTGATTGTGTTGCTTGGGTTGTTGTTTTTGATGGCAAAGCCATTTGTTGTGATTAATTCTGGTGAAGTTGGAATCAAAGTTAATCTTGGGGCGTATGAGCCAGAGCCACTTGGCGCGGGGTTGCATTTTTTTGTGCCGATGATTCAGCATATTATTATTGTTGATACGAGAGTCAAAACACTTCATTTTACAAATAACGAAGATACTGATAAAAGATCAAATCAAAGTATCGCTCAAAAAGCTCCTATTCAAGTGCGCGATAAATTAGGGCTTGATGTAGAGATTGAGCTGACTTTGAAATATCAGCTTGATCGCACAAAAGTATCAAAAACAATTGAAAAATACACTACTTTATGGGACGAAGTTATCATTGTGCCCGGGATTTTAGAAGTGGTTGGAAGTGTGATTGGGAATTATAATGCCGAAGAATTGCCAAGCAAAAGAGATGAGATTGCTAACCTTATCGCTTCAAATTTTCAAGGCAAAATCAATGCGATCGAGGATAAGCCGGTGCGACTAGATTCTGTGGAATTGCGAAAGATTATCTTGCCTAAAGAAGTCAAAGACAAAATCGAGCAAGTCCAAGTTGCCAAACAAGAAGCTGAAAAAGCCAAAGAGGAAGCTAAAGCATTGCGAGAACGTTCACAAGGTAGGGCAGATGCGGTGATCATCGAGGCAAAGGGGCAAGCAAGGGCAAATCAACTTGTAAGCGAGTCTCTTTCATCAAGGTTGCTTGAGCTACGACAAATCGAGACACAAGGCAAGTTTAATGACGCCCTCAAAGAAAATAAAGATGCACAGATTTTTCTTACACCCGGTGGTGCAGTGCCAAATATTTGGGTTGATAGCAAAAGCACAAAGCAAAACTCAAGCATCTCAAAATAG
- a CDS encoding branched-chain amino acid transaminase: MKEATYIWRDGELIKWHDATTHVLSHTLHYGNGAFEGTRAYMTDKGLAIFRLKDHCKRLLDSCKIVAIACPYSQTELQNAHIELLKANKNDYTTNVYIRPLVYLGYGVMGVYHVNAPVHTMIAAWEWGAYLGEDGINNGIKVKISSFVRNPIKSSMGKAKVPANYLNSQMAKYEALACGCEEALLLDDNGCIAEGSGECFFIVRNGMLITPPQTHTLESITQASVIEIAKDLGIEVVIRDITRDEVYIADEAFFTGTAAEVTPIREVDFRTIGSGTAGEITKKLQAEFTKVVMGKNPKYAHYLTYID; encoded by the coding sequence ATGAAGGAAGCGACATATATTTGGAGAGATGGTGAGCTGATAAAATGGCATGATGCCACAACGCATGTGCTAAGCCACACATTGCATTATGGAAATGGCGCATTTGAGGGGACAAGAGCTTATATGACAGATAAGGGACTTGCTATTTTTAGGCTCAAAGATCATTGCAAAAGGCTTTTAGATTCTTGTAAGATTGTCGCTATTGCTTGTCCTTATTCACAAACTGAGTTGCAAAACGCACATATTGAGCTTTTGAAGGCAAATAAAAATGACTATACGACAAATGTCTATATCCGCCCGCTTGTATATCTTGGCTATGGGGTAATGGGCGTGTATCATGTGAATGCTCCAGTGCATACGATGATCGCTGCTTGGGAATGGGGTGCTTACCTTGGCGAAGATGGGATAAATAATGGAATCAAAGTCAAAATAAGCTCTTTTGTGCGTAATCCTATCAAATCCTCAATGGGTAAAGCAAAAGTTCCAGCAAATTATCTCAATTCACAAATGGCAAAATATGAAGCATTGGCTTGTGGCTGCGAAGAGGCGCTATTGCTTGATGATAATGGCTGTATCGCAGAGGGAAGTGGCGAGTGCTTTTTTATCGTGCGTAATGGTATGCTTATCACGCCACCACAAACCCACACGCTAGAGTCAATCACTCAAGCAAGTGTGATTGAGATTGCTAAGGATTTGGGGATTGAGGTTGTGATACGTGATATTACACGCGATGAAGTCTATATCGCTGATGAGGCGTTTTTCACAGGCACTGCTGCGGAGGTTACGCCCATTAGAGAAGTGGATTTTCGCACGATAGGCTCTGGCACAGCAGGAGAGATAACCAAAAAACTGCAAGCAGAATTTACAAAAGTCGTCATGGGCAAAAACCCAAAATATGCACATTATCTCACTTATATTGATTAG
- a CDS encoding DEAD/DEAH box helicase: MSNEIDFSQFSQLGLKKSVLRGIERIGFSTPSPIQTQAIPAILKGGDLIAQAQTGTGKTAAFALPILNNLQHNGKIEALVITPTRELAMQISDEIFKLGKFCGVKTICVYGGQNIKHQIGFLDKKPQVMIATPGRLLDHLKNNRLKGFAPKIVVLDESDEMLDMGFLDDIEEIFGYLPEDIQVLLFSATMPKPIRDLADKILLSPTNIKITPTEITNTDISQRYYVINEGERNDAILRLLDTQEPTSSIIFTRTKKEADMLNEMLCSQGYKSVVLHGDLDQRQRRESITSFKNKKSNILVATDVASRGLDISDVSHVFNYHIPLNPESYVHRIGRTGRAGKKGIAITLVTPLEYKELQRIQDDVGSKLKLFEIPFSQSQGLKKLLDLEVSKEAVDIFGSIGTEVDQAQFCLKLLTFYLQNNKIGLSKKQIQNLSQESKPFHAKKPKHTQRSNRSHQRHSTHRNKVR; this comes from the coding sequence ATGTCAAATGAAATAGATTTTAGTCAATTCAGTCAGTTGGGATTAAAAAAATCCGTCCTAAGAGGTATCGAGCGGATTGGATTCTCCACGCCTAGCCCTATCCAAACTCAAGCCATTCCAGCCATACTCAAAGGTGGCGATCTCATCGCACAAGCACAAACAGGCACGGGTAAGACTGCGGCTTTTGCGCTTCCGATTTTAAATAATTTGCAGCACAATGGCAAAATCGAGGCGTTAGTCATCACGCCGACAAGAGAATTAGCTATGCAAATTAGCGATGAGATTTTCAAGCTTGGGAAGTTTTGCGGGGTGAAAACCATTTGTGTGTATGGCGGGCAAAACATAAAACATCAAATCGGATTTTTGGATAAAAAGCCTCAAGTGATGATCGCAACTCCGGGGCGATTGCTTGATCATCTCAAAAATAACCGACTCAAAGGATTCGCGCCAAAAATAGTTGTGCTTGATGAGAGCGATGAAATGCTTGATATGGGCTTTTTAGATGATATTGAAGAGATTTTTGGGTATCTTCCAGAGGATATTCAGGTGCTTCTTTTTTCTGCGACAATGCCTAAGCCAATCCGAGATCTTGCAGATAAGATTCTGCTTAGCCCGACAAATATCAAAATCACACCCACTGAAATCACAAACACAGATATTTCGCAACGTTATTATGTAATCAATGAAGGTGAGCGCAATGACGCGATTTTGAGGCTTTTGGATACACAAGAGCCAACTTCATCAATCATCTTTACGCGCACAAAAAAAGAAGCTGATATGCTGAATGAAATGCTCTGCTCGCAAGGGTATAAATCAGTCGTTTTGCATGGGGATTTGGATCAAAGGCAACGTAGAGAATCTATCACTTCGTTTAAAAACAAAAAATCAAATATTCTTGTAGCAACTGATGTCGCAAGTCGTGGGCTTGATATTAGCGATGTTAGCCATGTGTTTAACTACCACATACCGCTAAATCCAGAAAGCTATGTCCATAGGATAGGGCGCACAGGGCGGGCGGGCAAAAAGGGTATCGCTATTACGCTTGTTACGCCATTAGAGTATAAAGAATTGCAGCGGATTCAAGATGATGTCGGCTCAAAATTAAAGCTCTTTGAGATTCCATTTAGCCAATCGCAAGGACTCAAAAAGCTTTTGGATCTTGAAGTCAGCAAAGAAGCTGTCGATATTTTTGGCTCAATCGGCACAGAAGTCGATCAGGCGCAGTTTTGTTTGAAGCTTTTGACTTTTTATCTCCAAAATAACAAAATCGGCTTGAGTAAAAAGCAAATCCAGAATCTATCACAAGAATCTAAGCCCTTTCACGCCAAAAAGCCCAAGCATACGCAAAGATCAAATAGATCACATCAACGACACAGCACACATAGAAATAAAGTGAGATAG
- a CDS encoding methyl-accepting chemotaxis protein, translating to MKTLSSKIMLSVGIVFVIVFTIVMFVSYHQSKKSIYKLYANTQTTELHSVSAIIDVVAHDVWRKLEFATKNLATLDKNDVIAQRQILYQIAQMSKSLNVSIVYEDDGATLTESTTNTSKTHFSPNWENDKQSRKESRTNQWYMHTKQAFKPIFTPAYSSPKDKNKIIITATMPLIKNGKFTGVISMDIAFEEISARLKPFVDALQESELIITDSAGNVFYHSKAQEKTKLINATDSTIAISGIQEALQQAQDIAQTSTTSATKTNQLAEQKDWQEHWLDYKDSHNDTYLAVFTELPFGWIVAVCANESKYTSAISTQFGMIFFIGILFFALGMVVILFCIHRFISPLKTIATGLSEFFKYINHEAKDATTLQIKSGDEFEQIAQAINANIQHTKQSLQKDQELVQQSLAVIEHTREGHVDQRITLTGSNSELNTLKDSVNKLLDLLSSAIGNDLPELNRVFDSFAKLDFSTQVKNAQGRVEVITNTLGEEIRKMLSASSDFANTLNTQSNKLEEAVNNLTQSSHSQASSLEQTATAVEEITSSMQNVSGRTNEVIQQTEDIRNVIGIIRDIADQTNLLALNAAIEAARAGEHGRGFAVVADEVRKLAERTGKSLGEIEANTNLLVQSINDMAESIKEQTAGITQINEAISNLESVTQNNVTIANTSAEISNEVSLIAKAILDDAKKKKF from the coding sequence ATGAAAACATTGAGTTCAAAAATTATGCTTTCTGTGGGAATTGTGTTTGTGATTGTATTTACTATCGTGATGTTTGTAAGCTATCATCAGAGCAAAAAAAGCATTTATAAACTTTATGCAAATACACAAACCACAGAGCTTCATAGCGTATCTGCAATCATTGATGTGGTGGCGCATGATGTGTGGCGTAAGCTTGAGTTTGCCACCAAAAATCTCGCTACGCTCGATAAGAATGATGTGATCGCCCAACGGCAGATTCTCTATCAAATAGCGCAGATGTCTAAATCTCTCAATGTATCGATTGTCTATGAAGATGATGGCGCAACCCTCACAGAATCCACAACCAACACTTCCAAAACACATTTTTCACCGAATTGGGAGAATGATAAACAATCACGCAAGGAATCGCGCACAAATCAATGGTATATGCATACAAAGCAAGCTTTTAAGCCTATATTTACACCCGCGTATAGCTCACCTAAAGATAAAAACAAAATAATCATTACAGCCACCATGCCACTTATTAAAAATGGCAAATTTACAGGCGTAATCAGTATGGATATCGCATTTGAGGAAATTAGTGCGCGACTAAAGCCTTTTGTAGATGCATTGCAAGAAAGTGAATTGATAATCACAGATTCTGCGGGCAATGTGTTTTATCATTCCAAAGCGCAAGAAAAAACTAAATTGATAAATGCAACTGATAGCACAATCGCGATAAGTGGCATTCAAGAAGCATTACAACAAGCGCAAGATATAGCCCAAACTAGCACAACAAGCGCGACCAAAACAAATCAGTTGGCAGAGCAAAAGGATTGGCAGGAACATTGGTTAGATTATAAAGATAGCCATAATGATACATACTTGGCTGTTTTTACAGAGCTTCCATTTGGGTGGATAGTGGCGGTTTGTGCGAATGAAAGTAAATATACTTCTGCGATTAGCACGCAATTTGGAATGATTTTTTTCATTGGAATTTTGTTTTTTGCTCTTGGTATGGTTGTGATTTTGTTTTGCATTCATCGCTTTATCTCCCCCCTCAAAACCATAGCAACAGGCTTATCAGAATTCTTTAAATATATCAATCACGAAGCCAAAGATGCAACAACACTTCAAATCAAAAGTGGCGATGAATTTGAACAAATTGCTCAAGCTATTAATGCAAATATACAACACACCAAACAATCCCTCCAAAAAGATCAAGAACTTGTCCAACAATCTCTAGCTGTTATAGAACACACAAGAGAAGGACATGTAGATCAAAGAATAACACTCACAGGAAGTAATTCAGAGCTAAATACACTCAAAGATTCTGTCAATAAACTTCTAGATCTTCTCTCAAGTGCTATTGGAAATGATTTACCAGAGCTTAATCGTGTATTTGATTCATTTGCAAAACTTGATTTTTCAACGCAAGTTAAAAATGCACAAGGAAGAGTAGAAGTGATTACAAATACTTTAGGTGAAGAAATACGAAAAATGCTCTCTGCTTCATCTGACTTTGCAAATACACTCAATACCCAAAGCAATAAACTTGAAGAAGCAGTCAATAATCTTACCCAATCCTCTCACTCTCAAGCAAGCTCATTAGAGCAAACAGCCACAGCAGTAGAAGAGATCACTTCTTCTATGCAAAATGTCTCAGGCAGGACTAATGAAGTAATCCAACAAACAGAAGATATACGCAATGTCATTGGTATCATACGAGATATAGCTGATCAAACAAATCTCTTAGCACTTAATGCTGCGATTGAAGCAGCAAGAGCAGGAGAGCATGGAAGAGGATTTGCAGTTGTTGCTGATGAAGTCAGAAAGCTAGCAGAGCGCACAGGAAAAAGTCTAGGAGAAATAGAGGCAAATACAAATCTACTTGTGCAATCAATCAATGATATGGCAGAATCTATCAAAGAACAAACAGCAGGTATTACCCAAATCAATGAAGCCATTTCAAATCTAGAATCTGTTACACAAAATAATGTAACTATTGCTAATACTAGCGCAGAGATTAGCAATGAAGTCTCATTGATTGCTAAGGCTATCTTAGATGATGCAAAAAAGAAAAAGTTTTAG
- a CDS encoding aryl-sulfate sulfotransferase — translation MKISKVVSSLLVVGAIASSVPNVALAIGGASGPKLTYNIPGKIGEIIVNPYGLAPLTAVIKNGGYELKNAKVTVVGKKGGVDISYNVADKHLRTHAGIPVFGLYADYQNTVNVEYDRIFNGKVEKIKETYKIYAAPIYGQSGGGGTGLFFSNIDVKKVDPAFKNRLYFVNDLGSDQKGMKVVWNNPSGGALEWNYEPQNFIIDTKGEVRWYMLPNQIHDMQSIFKNGVMMGFRQNTDGALSWGFGQRYVKYDIMGREIFNRKLPESYNDYSHFMYPATAGKSAGHYFMRVASSNYKRPDGKNVRTVRDVIVEVDENGNAVDDWKLFEILDPYRDNIIKVLDQGAVCLNIDASKAGHTMSAEELAKLDESNTFGDVTGSGAGRNWAHVNSVWYDAEDDSIIISSRHQSAMVKIGRDKKVKWIVGAHKGWKDQFKPFLLQPVDEKGNKIVCDDEYTKCPGYTNKAGGFDWTWTQHTAFKIDAKSKGDILYLSAFDNGDSRGMEQPTFPTDKYSRAVIYKIDQKKMTIEQIWEYGKNRGHSYYSPVTSITEFHPDTNSVLVYSATASMSFDIASGKAGGRPQPFINEFKWNPNAKTPEKEPAVEIQLHDAMGYQAFPFSVTSAFSK, via the coding sequence ATGAAAATAAGCAAAGTTGTATCAAGTTTATTGGTCGTGGGAGCTATCGCTTCAAGTGTGCCAAATGTAGCACTTGCAATCGGTGGCGCAAGCGGTCCTAAGCTCACTTACAATATACCCGGAAAAATCGGTGAAATTATCGTGAATCCTTATGGTCTTGCACCACTTACAGCGGTTATCAAAAATGGTGGCTATGAGCTCAAAAACGCAAAAGTAACGGTTGTAGGCAAAAAAGGTGGAGTTGATATTAGCTACAATGTCGCCGATAAACATTTGCGAACTCACGCTGGGATTCCGGTATTTGGACTTTATGCGGATTATCAAAACACCGTAAATGTCGAATATGACAGAATCTTTAATGGCAAAGTAGAAAAAATCAAAGAAACTTACAAAATCTATGCTGCACCTATTTATGGACAATCAGGCGGTGGTGGCACCGGGTTATTCTTTAGCAATATTGATGTCAAAAAAGTTGATCCTGCATTCAAAAATAGATTGTATTTTGTCAATGATTTGGGTAGCGATCAAAAAGGTATGAAAGTCGTTTGGAATAACCCATCAGGCGGTGCATTAGAGTGGAATTATGAGCCACAAAACTTCATCATTGACACAAAAGGCGAAGTGCGCTGGTATATGCTTCCTAATCAAATCCATGATATGCAATCAATCTTTAAAAATGGCGTCATGATGGGATTCCGTCAAAACACTGATGGTGCGCTCTCTTGGGGATTTGGTCAAAGATATGTCAAATACGACATTATGGGTAGAGAGATTTTTAACCGCAAACTTCCAGAATCTTATAATGACTATTCACATTTTATGTATCCAGCCACAGCAGGCAAATCAGCAGGGCATTACTTTATGAGAGTTGCAAGCTCAAACTACAAACGTCCTGATGGCAAAAATGTGCGAACCGTGCGAGATGTGATCGTAGAAGTCGATGAAAATGGGAATGCAGTTGATGATTGGAAATTGTTTGAGATTCTCGATCCATACAGAGACAATATCATCAAAGTGCTTGATCAAGGTGCTGTGTGCTTAAATATCGATGCAAGTAAAGCAGGACACACTATGAGTGCTGAAGAATTAGCAAAACTTGATGAAAGCAATACATTTGGTGATGTTACAGGAAGTGGTGCAGGACGCAACTGGGCGCATGTCAATAGTGTATGGTATGATGCAGAAGATGACTCAATCATTATCTCTTCACGACATCAATCAGCAATGGTTAAAATTGGTCGTGATAAAAAAGTAAAATGGATTGTTGGAGCACATAAAGGCTGGAAAGATCAATTCAAACCATTCCTTTTGCAACCTGTTGATGAAAAAGGTAATAAAATCGTATGTGATGATGAATACACTAAATGCCCCGGATATACAAACAAAGCTGGTGGATTTGACTGGACTTGGACACAACATACAGCATTTAAAATCGATGCAAAATCAAAAGGTGATATTTTATATCTTTCAGCATTTGATAATGGAGACTCAAGAGGAATGGAGCAACCAACATTTCCTACAGATAAATACTCTCGTGCTGTAATTTACAAAATCGATCAAAAGAAAATGACAATCGAACAAATCTGGGAATATGGTAAAAATAGAGGTCATTCTTACTATTCACCAGTTACATCAATTACAGAATTCCACCCTGATACAAACTCTGTGCTTGTATATTCTGCGACAGCAAGTATGAGCTTTGACATTGCTTCTGGAAAAGCTGGTGGCAGACCACAACCATTTATCAATGAATTCAAATGGAATCCAAATGCAAAAACTCCTGAAAAAGAGCCTGCGGTAGAAATCCAACTTCATGACGCAATGGGTTATCAAGCATTTCCATTTAGTGTAACTAGCGCATTTAGCAAATAA